A single region of the Acetivibrio cellulolyticus CD2 genome encodes:
- a CDS encoding GerMN domain-containing protein, producing the protein MKNFLCFLLISGVLLFSGCQNPLEGIDDVQTRLQSIKTSSEQQNTANADKDEVTVHNANITESNSDISEDNSNRNVEVRTNIKQTPNTQESRDINNNASSGKTTVGTLSVTAYYKDADGSLIPVTRDIAKEEGIAKAALRSMIDNEVNREALKSIGLYPILPEGTEILGISIKEGIAVIDFNSKLLNYKTELEERNIFAGIVYSLTEFKTIKGVRILINGYEKEKLKYSGNISGNLGRDNILINSEKLNAESKIMKLDIYLFKYLNDKYEYILPVSMEYIGVNEDMLPEEIVRSLSRKPETDRLFTQMPENVELVDCSIKDKLLTLDFNKKIKDYGGNAREEGLLKQILYSMKQINGVEKVRILIEGEKDDLPEGTDISKDLLLPAKINKAN; encoded by the coding sequence ATGAAGAATTTTTTATGCTTTTTGTTAATTTCAGGAGTATTACTCTTTTCAGGGTGCCAGAACCCTTTAGAAGGAATTGATGATGTACAAACGCGCTTACAAAGTATAAAGACATCAAGCGAACAACAAAATACAGCAAATGCAGATAAAGACGAAGTTACTGTGCACAATGCAAATATAACCGAAAGTAATTCTGATATAAGCGAAGACAATTCAAATAGAAATGTTGAAGTCAGAACAAATATCAAACAAACGCCTAATACTCAAGAGAGCAGAGATATAAATAATAACGCCAGCAGCGGGAAAACAACAGTTGGCACATTGTCTGTAACTGCTTATTATAAAGATGCTGATGGTTCTTTAATACCTGTTACAAGGGATATAGCAAAAGAAGAAGGTATTGCTAAAGCGGCACTAAGATCTATGATTGACAATGAAGTAAATAGAGAAGCGTTAAAATCAATAGGTTTATATCCGATACTTCCAGAAGGTACTGAGATATTGGGCATAAGTATAAAAGAAGGTATTGCTGTAATTGATTTTAACAGCAAGTTGTTGAATTATAAGACTGAACTGGAAGAGCGGAACATTTTTGCAGGTATAGTGTATTCGCTTACCGAGTTTAAAACAATAAAAGGTGTTAGGATTCTGATAAACGGTTATGAGAAAGAAAAACTTAAGTACTCGGGAAACATTTCCGGTAACCTTGGAAGAGATAATATCCTTATAAATTCCGAAAAATTAAATGCTGAAAGTAAGATTATGAAACTTGACATATATTTGTTTAAATATTTGAATGATAAGTACGAATATATACTGCCTGTTTCAATGGAATATATAGGTGTAAATGAAGATATGCTTCCTGAGGAAATTGTTAGATCATTATCAAGAAAGCCGGAAACTGATCGCCTATTTACTCAAATGCCAGAAAATGTTGAGCTTGTTGACTGTAGTATAAAGGATAAATTGCTTACTTTGGATTTCAACAAAAAAATTAAAGATTATGGTGGAAATGCAAGAGAAGAGGGACTATTAAAACAGATTCTTTATTCAATGAAGCAAATAAACGGAGTAGAGAAAGTTAGAATTCTAATAGAAGGTGAAAAAGATGACCTTCCTGAAGGCACAGATATCTCAAAGGATTTATTATTACCTGCGAAAATAAACAAAGCAAACTAA
- a CDS encoding N-acetylmuramoyl-L-alanine amidase, giving the protein MKKLVCIYLMLFTFLITGISTYAQDLLLKYDGSTHSYKGNIFKLMVNGETVTSDIPPIIINGRSLVPVRAVFEKLGATVSWDSKSQKVTVAYSGNNVELKINDSYALINGIKSKMEVPAKVINDRTMVPLRFVGEQLNMEVAWDANKGEIAVNSKKTSELSRLNNINYIKGKSGQSVTIDLDKFQNYRIMRLPSPDRVIVDFTNTKVVSEKQSIVVNEELLKTVKCSQFEGNTARVVLELEGQPQYQVTENKNQLLLNIQKGVPSTSSGNTGTQLPADGVVVPADNQLSVKHIDKTEYEAVVIGVKDCTGYKAFKLSTPDRIVIDLPKAIASKEQQTIDIDSALIKSVRYAGKDADGARVVIDTKTALQYKLVESNGSLIAYVAKSIDLISSTTSRGEVDRAEENKLSVSYKNEENHEKVKMSLNDYSGYNIIKQLELNRIVIDFPNSSAPSIEQKINIKSSQIENIRYAGVNNSSSRVIIQLIAQCQYVVVEEAGALTINIIPSVTGDVSQTDDDQTSATTKVTPKPTVVVTPKSTMTVTPTPTAIVTAKPINTGSEDSIKIEYNYSEGTEKVIIWAKDCKSYNIWRITGPDRIVLDIPNYKAGKEQKLDISSSNISSIRSAQFEETTARVVIDVIGQPQYKAVKSDEQIVLTIEKPLYKNITYSNSGDRVYFTLNGAKLTEGGEELKKLYTDKYDYDNRLYTVTFPSELADLGSGIIDINDNIVNDVNVETNADTKQTTLVFSTKERFNYEIITRASENNTTITLLKEISNKDQLVVIDAGHGGSDPGASYGGVYEKDLNLDIAKRLNKLLESKGIKTYMTREDDSFVGLYERAYIANNMNATLFISIHNNAYHSKYKGTETLYYPSSADSTGFSGKRFAELIQNEMVNDLGTYDRGIVERPNLVVLKATKMPAALAEVAFLTNSGDLAKLKSEEFRQKAAQALCDAILQSLEEVK; this is encoded by the coding sequence ATGAAAAAATTGGTCTGTATTTATTTAATGCTATTTACTTTTCTTATTACCGGTATTAGTACATATGCACAAGACTTATTGCTGAAGTATGATGGTTCGACACATAGTTATAAAGGGAATATATTCAAACTGATGGTAAATGGAGAGACTGTTACTTCAGATATTCCCCCTATAATTATTAATGGCCGTTCTTTGGTTCCGGTTAGGGCAGTGTTTGAGAAGCTTGGGGCGACTGTATCCTGGGATTCAAAAAGCCAGAAAGTTACCGTGGCGTACAGCGGTAATAATGTTGAACTCAAGATAAATGATAGTTATGCTCTGATAAATGGTATCAAGAGTAAAATGGAGGTTCCTGCCAAAGTAATTAATGATAGGACAATGGTACCCTTGCGCTTTGTTGGGGAACAGTTAAATATGGAAGTTGCTTGGGACGCCAATAAGGGTGAGATTGCTGTTAATAGCAAAAAAACATCTGAATTGTCCAGACTGAATAATATAAATTATATTAAGGGAAAAAGTGGGCAAAGTGTTACTATAGATTTGGATAAATTCCAAAATTATAGAATAATGAGGTTACCTTCACCTGACAGGGTTATAGTTGATTTTACTAATACAAAGGTTGTGAGTGAAAAACAAAGTATTGTCGTAAACGAGGAACTCTTAAAAACTGTCAAATGCAGTCAATTTGAAGGTAACACTGCACGCGTGGTTTTGGAATTGGAAGGTCAGCCCCAGTATCAGGTAACGGAAAATAAAAATCAATTATTGCTTAACATACAAAAGGGAGTACCTTCAACAAGCTCGGGTAATACTGGAACTCAGCTGCCTGCAGATGGAGTTGTTGTTCCTGCTGATAATCAATTGAGTGTTAAGCACATTGATAAAACCGAATATGAAGCAGTAGTAATCGGGGTTAAGGACTGTACTGGTTACAAAGCATTTAAACTTTCTACCCCTGATAGAATTGTAATTGATTTACCAAAAGCAATAGCTTCAAAGGAGCAGCAAACTATAGATATAGATAGTGCATTGATTAAGTCAGTTAGATATGCTGGAAAAGACGCAGACGGTGCAAGAGTTGTTATAGATACAAAGACGGCTCTTCAGTATAAGCTGGTTGAAAGTAACGGGTCTCTTATAGCATATGTTGCAAAGAGTATTGATTTAATTTCATCTACAACATCAAGAGGTGAAGTAGATAGGGCAGAAGAAAATAAACTTAGCGTAAGTTATAAGAATGAAGAAAACCATGAAAAAGTAAAAATGTCTTTAAATGACTACTCTGGTTACAACATTATAAAGCAGTTGGAACTTAATCGTATTGTTATTGATTTTCCTAATTCATCTGCACCAAGTATCGAACAGAAAATAAATATAAAAAGCAGTCAGATAGAGAATATAAGGTATGCTGGTGTGAATAATTCATCGTCGAGAGTAATTATTCAGCTAATTGCTCAGTGCCAATATGTTGTTGTTGAAGAAGCTGGAGCGCTTACAATAAATATAATTCCAAGCGTTACGGGGGACGTTTCCCAAACCGATGACGACCAAACTAGTGCAACCACCAAAGTAACTCCAAAACCAACAGTAGTTGTTACACCAAAATCAACAATGACTGTTACACCAACACCAACAGCTATAGTAACTGCAAAACCAATCAACACAGGTAGTGAAGATTCAATAAAAATTGAATATAACTATAGTGAGGGCACTGAAAAGGTTATAATATGGGCAAAAGATTGTAAAAGCTATAATATATGGAGGATTACAGGACCTGACAGAATTGTTCTGGATATCCCTAATTATAAAGCAGGCAAGGAACAGAAGTTAGATATATCCAGCAGTAATATTAGTTCAATAAGGTCAGCGCAATTTGAGGAGACTACTGCGCGAGTTGTAATTGATGTAATCGGTCAACCACAATACAAAGCTGTCAAGTCAGATGAGCAGATTGTACTTACAATAGAAAAACCTTTATATAAAAATATTACTTACAGCAATAGCGGCGACAGAGTATACTTCACACTGAATGGAGCTAAACTTACTGAAGGTGGAGAGGAACTTAAAAAGTTATATACTGATAAGTATGATTATGACAACAGACTGTACACTGTAACATTTCCAAGTGAGCTTGCAGATTTAGGAAGTGGCATTATAGATATAAACGACAATATTGTTAATGATGTTAATGTAGAAACTAATGCTGACACGAAACAAACCACTTTAGTGTTCAGTACAAAGGAAAGATTCAATTATGAAATAATAACGAGGGCTTCTGAAAATAACACTACAATAACTCTTTTAAAGGAAATATCAAATAAAGACCAACTTGTTGTTATAGATGCTGGTCATGGTGGTAGTGACCCTGGTGCCTCATATGGGGGAGTATACGAGAAGGATCTGAACCTTGATATTGCAAAAAGGCTTAATAAACTGCTTGAGAGCAAGGGTATCAAGACATATATGACGAGAGAGGATGATAGTTTTGTAGGCCTTTATGAAAGAGCATATATAGCAAACAATATGAATGCAACTCTATTCATAAGTATTCATAACAATGCTTATCATTCGAAGTATAAAGGCACTGAGACTTTATATTATCCGTCAAGTGCAGATAGTACAGGTTTTTCCGGCAAGAGGTTTGCAGAGTTGATTCAAAATGAAATGGTAAATGATTTAGGCACATATGATAGAGGAATTGTTGAAAGACCGAATCTAGTGGTGCTAAAAGCAACGAAGATGCCTGCAGCACTTGCGGAGGTTGCATTCTTAACAAATAGCGGAGATTTGGCAAAACTAAAGTCTGAAGAATTCAGACAAAAAGCGGCACAAGCGCTTTGTGATGCAATACTTCAATCTCTTGAGGAAGTTAAATAG
- the galE gene encoding UDP-glucose 4-epimerase GalE, with protein MAVLVTGGAGYIGSHTVAELLERNEEVIIVDNLEKGHKPAVLGGKLIVGDLRDKEFIKNVFLQNDIEAVIHFAAYIEVGESVTDPLKYYNNNVAVTLNLLTAMKEAGVKKVVFSSTAATYGEPENIPILETDRTFPTNPYGETKLSVEKALKWSDGAYGIKHVILRYFNACGAHISGNIGEDHSPESHLIPLIIQAAMGKRDSIKMFGNDYNTPDGTCVRDYIHVSDLAQAHYLALQKLRNEDKSDIYNLGNGKGFSVKEVVDVVRKVTGKSITAVDAPRRPGDPAILVASSEKIKKELNWKPRMNDLETIVSTAWEWHSKHPNGYNDK; from the coding sequence ATGGCTGTACTTGTAACTGGTGGAGCAGGCTATATTGGAAGTCATACTGTTGCAGAGCTTCTAGAAAGGAATGAAGAAGTAATAATTGTTGATAATCTTGAAAAGGGTCATAAGCCTGCTGTTCTTGGAGGAAAACTTATAGTTGGAGACCTGAGGGACAAGGAATTTATAAAAAATGTATTTCTGCAAAATGATATAGAAGCAGTTATACACTTTGCTGCTTATATTGAAGTTGGTGAAAGTGTTACAGACCCACTAAAATATTATAATAACAATGTTGCGGTTACTTTAAATTTACTTACCGCTATGAAGGAAGCGGGAGTAAAAAAAGTAGTATTTTCTTCAACTGCTGCTACTTATGGTGAACCTGAAAATATTCCAATACTTGAGACAGATAGGACATTCCCAACGAATCCATATGGAGAAACAAAGCTGTCTGTTGAAAAAGCTTTAAAATGGTCTGATGGGGCATATGGTATCAAGCATGTTATATTAAGGTATTTTAATGCCTGTGGAGCGCATATAAGCGGTAATATTGGAGAAGATCATAGTCCCGAATCACATCTTATACCGCTGATTATTCAGGCTGCTATGGGTAAAAGGGACTCAATCAAGATGTTTGGAAATGACTATAATACTCCCGATGGAACTTGCGTAAGGGATTATATACATGTATCAGATCTGGCACAGGCACATTATCTTGCTTTACAGAAACTCAGGAATGAAGATAAAAGTGATATATACAACCTTGGAAATGGAAAAGGTTTTTCGGTTAAGGAAGTAGTTGATGTAGTAAGGAAGGTTACTGGTAAGAGTATCACTGCTGTTGATGCGCCGAGACGTCCTGGCGACCCTGCTATATTGGTAGCATCTTCAGAAAAAATCAAGAAGGAATTGAACTGGAAGCCTAGGATGAATGATCTGGAGACAATAGTAAGTACGGCATGGGAATGGCATAGTAAACATCCAAATGGATATAATGACAAGTAA
- a CDS encoding XTP/dITP diphosphatase, with translation MKKFIVATKNKGKLREIEEILSGMNLEVVSMEQVGIDEDIEEYGSTFEENALIKAREVHKITGELVMADDSGLEVDALSGAPGIYSSRFAGEGASDADRNNKLLELLKDVPFENRKARFVCAIAVILPDGNHFTVRGTFEGFIGIEPVGANGFGYDPLFFLPEYNKTAAQLEAAKKHEISHRGKALNLMLAELRERLIQ, from the coding sequence ATGAAAAAGTTTATAGTAGCGACAAAGAATAAGGGTAAACTAAGGGAAATAGAAGAAATATTAAGTGGTATGAACCTTGAAGTTGTTTCGATGGAACAGGTTGGTATAGATGAAGATATAGAAGAGTATGGCAGCACTTTTGAAGAAAACGCTCTCATTAAAGCTCGTGAAGTACATAAGATTACGGGTGAACTTGTTATGGCTGATGATTCTGGTCTTGAGGTAGATGCTTTAAGCGGTGCTCCAGGCATTTATTCTTCAAGGTTTGCGGGTGAAGGTGCAAGTGATGCGGACAGAAATAACAAACTGCTTGAATTATTAAAGGATGTACCCTTTGAAAATAGAAAAGCGAGATTTGTTTGTGCCATAGCTGTTATACTTCCAGATGGAAATCACTTTACGGTGAGGGGAACTTTTGAAGGGTTTATCGGAATTGAGCCTGTTGGAGCAAATGGTTTTGGATATGATCCTCTTTTCTTTTTGCCTGAGTACAATAAAACTGCAGCACAACTGGAGGCTGCAAAAAAGCATGAAATAAGTCATAGAGGCAAGGCACTTAATCTAATGCTTGCTGAGTTGAGAGAACGGTTAATACAATAG
- the rph gene encoding ribonuclease PH, translated as MLRIDGREKSNLRKVKITRNYIKHAEGSVLIEMGDTKVICTASVDDKVPPFKKNSGEGWVTAEYSMLPRSTGVRNQRDISKLKLNGRSQEIQRLIGRALRSVVNFHALGERAIIIDCDVIQADGGTRTASITGAFVAMVDACKKLVEDGVIEKIPITDMVAAVSVGIIGDEEMLDLCYGEDSNAVVDMNVVMTSSGEFIEVQATGEQSPFRRDQLNKLLDLAEVGIKELISIQKDVLGQVSNEIGRVTKDEKVYSSDKE; from the coding sequence ATATTGAGAATTGACGGAAGGGAAAAGTCGAACCTTAGGAAAGTAAAGATTACGAGGAATTACATAAAACATGCAGAGGGTTCTGTCTTAATTGAGATGGGGGATACAAAAGTTATTTGCACTGCATCGGTTGATGATAAGGTTCCGCCTTTTAAGAAGAATTCAGGAGAAGGCTGGGTTACTGCAGAATACTCTATGCTTCCGAGATCTACAGGGGTTAGAAATCAGAGGGATATTAGCAAATTAAAGCTCAATGGAAGAAGTCAGGAAATACAAAGGCTTATCGGAAGAGCATTGAGATCTGTAGTAAATTTCCATGCTTTAGGCGAAAGGGCTATAATAATCGACTGTGACGTTATACAGGCCGATGGGGGAACTAGAACTGCTTCTATAACAGGAGCTTTTGTTGCCATGGTAGATGCCTGCAAAAAGCTTGTTGAAGATGGGGTCATTGAAAAAATACCCATAACTGATATGGTTGCAGCTGTTAGTGTTGGAATTATCGGTGATGAAGAAATGCTTGATTTGTGTTATGGAGAGGATTCCAATGCTGTTGTGGATATGAATGTAGTTATGACATCCTCAGGCGAATTTATTGAAGTTCAGGCTACTGGAGAGCAGTCTCCATTTCGAAGGGACCAGCTAAATAAGTTGCTTGACCTTGCAGAGGTTGGGATAAAAGAACTGATCAGTATACAGAAAGATGTTTTGGGTCAGGTGTCAAATGAAATTGGGAGAGTCACAAAAGATGAAAAAGTTTATAGTAGCGACAAAGAATAA